In Carya illinoinensis cultivar Pawnee chromosome 9, C.illinoinensisPawnee_v1, whole genome shotgun sequence, the following are encoded in one genomic region:
- the LOC122276172 gene encoding COP9 signalosome complex subunit 2 has product MASDADMEDYGFEYSEEEQEEQDVDIENQYYNAKGLLESDPEGALAGFAEVVRMEAEKAEWGFKALKQTVKLYYRLGKYEQMMQAYREMLTYIKSAVTRNYSEKCINSIMDFVSGSASQNSGLLQEFYQTTLKALEEAKNERLWFKTNLKLCKIWFDMGEYGRMSKILKELHKSCRKEDGTDDHKKGTQLLEVYAIEIQMYTETKNNKKLKQLYQQALAIKSAIPHPRIMGIIHECGGKMHMAERHWAEAATDFFEAFKNYDEAGNQRRIQCLKYLVLANMLMQSEVNPFDGQEAKPYKNDPEILAMTNLIAAYQRNEILEFEKILKSNRRTIMDDPFIRNYIEDLLKNIRTQVLLKLIKPYTRIRIPFISKELNVPEQDVEQLLVSLILDNKIHGHIDQVNRLLERWDRSKGMKKYAAVEKWNTQLKSLYQTINNRVC; this is encoded by the exons ATGGCTTCCG ATGCGGACATGGAGGATTACGGATTTGAGTACTCCGAAGAGGAGCAAGAGGAGCAAGATGTTGATATTGAGAACCAATACTACAATGCAAAAG GTTTGCTTGAATCTGACCCTGAAGGTGCGTTGGCTGGTTTTGCTGAAGTGGTACGCATGGAAGCAGAGAAGGCGGAGTG GGGATTTAAGGCTCTAAAGCAAACTGTCAAGTTGTATTATCGGTTAGGAAAGTATGAACAAATGATGCAAGCTTACAGGGAAATGTTGACTTACATTAAGTCAGCAGTGACGCGAAATTATAGtgaaaaatgtataaatagcatCATGGATTTCGTTTCTGGGTCAGCTAGTCAGAACTCTGGGCTTCTGCAAGAGTTCTACCAGACAACTCTGAAGGCCCTTGAAGAGGCAAAAAATGAG AGGCTGTGGTTTAAAACAAATCTCAAGCTTTGCAAGATTTGGTTTGACATGGGTGAATATGGCCGAATGAGTAAG ATTTTGAAGGAGCTTCACAAATCTTGTCGAAAAGAAGATGGTACAGATGACCACAAGAAAGGAACCCAACTTTTGGAAGTATATGCAATAGAGATTCAAATGTACACTGAGACCAAGAATAACAAAAAACTCAAG CAACTATACCAGCAAGCACTTGCGATAAAATCAGCAATACCCCATCCAAGGATAATGGGAATAATTCATGAATGCGGGGGTAAAATGCACATGGCGGAGCGCCATTGGGCAGAAGCAGCTACTGATTTCTTTGAAGCTTTTAAAAACTATGATGAAGCTGGAAATCAGCGTCGCATCCAATGTTTGAA ATATCTGGTTCTTGCCAACATGCTGATGCAATCTGAAGTTAATCCATTCGATGGGCAGGAGGCTAAGCC ATACAAAAATGACCCTGAAATTTTGGCAATGACAAATCTAATAGCAGCCTATCAGCGAAATGAAATATTGgagtttgagaaaatcctgAAG AGTAACAGAAGAACAATTATGGACGATCCATTTATCAGAAATTATATTGAGGacctcttaaaaaatattagaacacAAGTCCTGCTCAAGCTCATCAAGCCTTACACAAGGATCAGAATCCCATTCATATCTAAG GAACTTAATGTGCCCGAGCAAGATGTTGAGCAGTTGCTGGTGTCCCTGATATTGGACAACAAAATCCATGGGCACATTGATCAGGTGAACCGGCTGCTAGAGCGCTGGGACAGGTCAAAGGGAATGAAGAAGTATGCAGCTGTGGAGAAGTGGAACACGCAGCTTAAGTCTC